A window of the Falco rusticolus isolate bFalRus1 chromosome 1, bFalRus1.pri, whole genome shotgun sequence genome harbors these coding sequences:
- the FICD gene encoding LOW QUALITY PROTEIN: protein adenylyltransferase FICD (The sequence of the model RefSeq protein was modified relative to this genomic sequence to represent the inferred CDS: inserted 1 base in 1 codon): protein MIGVSAHHFSPSTSVSRVGGVALLGRRHRKPRAEVGRPTSGASAVSANGKEEERRFSQWQGAEGGVRMGGATVAGRWRLREGGKGRSSGKGDVPPVCTGGRMNLVSMATDPELKWITLWVRIRWAAVLGLLLGSLLLLLLPLAAVEDQCHAVLKGLSFLKSKLGTGSLGVTRYTGQTTELSVTSSGLELLVLKGKASPEVKLEAKAALNQALEMKRQGKREKAHKLFVYALKMDPDYVDALNEFGIFSEEEKDILQADYXYSKALTISPCNEKALINRDRTLPLVEEIDQRYFSIIDSKVKKVMAIPKGNSALRRVMEESYYHHIYHTVAIEGNTLTLSEIRHIIETRYAVPGKSLVEQNEVIGMHAALKYVNTTLVSRIGSVTISDILEIHRRVLGYADPVEAGRFRTTQVFVGHHIPPHPQDVEKQMQEFVQWINSEDAMSLHPVEFAALAHYKLVYIHPFVDGNGRTSRLLMNLILMQAGYPPITIRKEQRAEYYHVLEVANEGDVRPFIRFIAKCTETTLDMLLIATTEYSVGLPEADGSTAGCKQTIPVKT from the exons ATGATTGGCGTGAGCGCTCACCACTTCTCCCCCTCCACGAGCGTCTCCCGCGTCGGGGGCGTGGCGCTACTCGGAAGACGCCACAGGAAGCCGAGGGCAGAAGTAGGGAGGCCCACGAGCGGAGCGTCCGCTGTAAGCGCCaatggaaaagaagaagagCGGCGGTTCAGCCAATGGCAGGGCGCGGAGGGCGGGGTCCGGATGGGCGGGGCAACTGTAGCCGGCCGCTGGCGGCTGCGGGAGGGCGGCAAAG GTAGGAGCAGTGGGAAAGGAGATGTTCCTCCTGTCTGCACTGGAGGCAGGATGAATCTTGTGTCTATGGCGACAGATCCCGAGTTGAAATGGATAACGCTGTGGGTCCGCATCAGGTGGGCAGCCGTGCTCGGGCTCCTTCTgggctccctcctgctgctgctgctcccactggCTGCTGTGGAAGACCAGTGCCATGCAGTGCTCAAAGGACTCTCCTTCCTGAAAAGTAAATTGGGCACAGGCTCCTTGGGGGTCACCAGATACACAGGACAAACAACTGAACTGAGCGTGACCTCCagtgggctggagctgctggtgctgaaaGGCAAAGCCTCCCCAG aagtgaaGTTAGAAGCCAAAGCAGCTCTGAATCAAGCCCTCGAGATGAAGCGCCAAGGAAAGCGGGAGAAAGCCCACAAACTCTTTGTGTATGCCCTCAAAATGGACCCTGATTATGTGGATGCCCTGAATGAATTTGGTAtcttttctgaagaggaaaaagacattCTTCAGGCAGACT TGTATTCCAAAGCACTAACCATTTCCCCTTGCAACGAGAAGGCTTTGATCAATCGGGACCGGACGCTACCTTTAGTTGAGGAGATAGATCAGAGGTATTTTAGCATTATTGACAGCAAGGTTAAAAAAGTGATGGCGATCCCCAAAGGCAATTCTGCCTTGCGCAGAGTGATGGAGGAGTCCTATTATCACCACATCTACCACACGGTTGCTATTGAAGGGAACACTCTGACGCTGTCAGAAATAAGACACATCATCGAGACCAGATACGCTGTTCCTGGAAAAAGCTTAGTGGAGCAGAACGAGGTGATTGGCATGCACGCAGCTTTGAAATATGTCAATACCACACTGGTATCACGGATAGGCTCCGTAACCATCAGTGACATCTTGGAAATACACCGGAGAGTGCTGGGCTACGCCGACCCGGTGGAGGCAGGGCGGTTCAGGACTACCCAGGTGTTTGTAGGACATCACATACCTCCACATCCCCAAGATGTGGAGAAACAGATGCAGGAGTTTGTACAGTGGATTAACTCGGAAGATGCCATGAGCTTGCACCCTGTGGAATTTGCTGCGTTAGCCCACTACAAGTTGGTTTACATCCATCCATTTGTAGATGGCAATGGAAGGACTTCACGCCTGTTAATGAACCTCATACTCATGCAGGCAGGCTACCCACCCATCACGATCCGCAAGGAGCAACGGGCTGAGTATTATCACGTCTTAGAAGTGGCCAACGAGGGCGACGTGAGGCCTTTCATACGCTTTATCGCTAAGTGTACTGAGACAACTCTGGACATGTTGCTCATCGCCACCACAGAATACTCTGTGGGCTTACCTGAAGCAGATGGAAGCACTGCCGGATGCAAACAAACTATCCCCGTCAAGACTTGA